In the genome of Aedes aegypti strain LVP_AGWG chromosome 2, AaegL5.0 Primary Assembly, whole genome shotgun sequence, the window TGGTTCTGTTCTCGTTTGCCGGAGTGTTTATGGGAACGATTCTGGGAATGCTGTTAAGTGGCGTCATGGCAAAGAACTGGAACTGGGAAAGTGTGTTTTATTTCTTTGGCGCTTTTGGATGCGCTTGGTACGTTGGATGGCTGATACTTGTTAGAAATTCTCCGGAGGACGATCGCTTCATAACTACAAAGGAGAAAGAGTTCATTCTGCTAAGCTTGGGTAGAAATGAGCAGGACAGTCAGAAGGTGAAGCATCCTTGGAAGGGAATACTCACCTCAACAGCCGTATATGGCCTAATTACGGCTAACTTCTGTCATAATTGGGGCTTTTACACGCTCCTGACGCAGCTGCCGAggttcttgaaggaagcattacATTACGGAGTGCAGTCCAGTGGGTTCATTGCAGCCGTACCGTACTTCGGCATGAGTGTTACCTTGTACATCGCTGGATACCTTGCTGATTGGTTCCAAATCAAAGGAATTCTCACTACCACTCAAGTGCGCCGTAACTTCAACTGTGGAGCTTTCCTGGTTCAGACCGTATCCATGATCGTTACCGCTGCTGTTTTTACTCCGGCCGTATCGATCGTGTTCATAACCTTGGCCGTCTCAGCTGGAGCTTTCGCTTGGAGTGGATATGCCGTTAATCATCTGGATCTGTCTCCGAAAAGTGCCGGACTGTTGATGGGAATCTCGAACTCTTTCGGCACTGGCGCAGGGATCATTACACCAATAGTAGTGGGATATTTGACGACGGGAAACTCACCCAGCGAGTGGAAGTTGGTGTTCTACATTGCGGCCGGAGTTTACGCATTTGGCTTAGTGGTGTATTGGTTTTGGGCATCGGGTGAGTTACAGCCTTGGTCGATTGAGATGCAAGAACGAgagaaaaaagaacaagaagCGAGAAATGCATGTTTTGTCTATGTTAATAAAATTAATGTTGAGGAGTAAGTTTATATGTTTTTATGTTTGTTTAAATTACAAGAACTTTTCACTGATAAAGCGGTGCTCTGCATACGTTTTTATCTCAGACAGAGAGGGAAACCTCTACATACAGTCATAGGTATTACATGATAGgttaggtgtaccagttatggacataatggttccctatttcgccattcgtgataatttgattattttcaaatttttaatcattctgtgtgttttagTAGCTTGATTTCAAATGAagcttgatgttaaaacattcaaaaatattcaaaatgtgaaagttttcgagaaaacacatatggccaaatagggaacccctatagccataactggtatacTTTCCCTATTAGAACGATGTTAGTTTGGAAATGATTGTTTGCTCATTTACAATGTAAATAAATGGATATAAGTGAACTTTTCTGCCGTTATATGGCAGATAAAAATCTTCGTGAAAATGGCAATGTgaacattggcgtagctaggatttttgtctggaggGGGCCTGAGGGGGGCCTAGCATATACCTGTttttacagatgtgttattattattatctccattagggagattttcagcccacggctggttcatctccaatTTACAgatgtaatgtcggtcgcaaaaatcacgattttcacaaatttcgtattattaacagatttgtattgattttaataatttgtgattaagtctcatttcgcggcacatcagtttcatttgtagtttaaatgtacaaattcattatttttgtaatccttcaagaattctagcgaAAAAATCACGAGGGATGTCCTTtgtaattcttccaagattttttcaagcattcaatcatgttctttgaagagattcctcttagaattcttaaggaaatttcgttatgaattatttttataattttcagtgCTTTCATCAAGAACTCTTTTACCAGTATTCACGAAGTTCATCCTGGGCTTTCCACAGAAAATCATAcccagactttctgatctcaccagaaaaattctcgaaaaatctGTATCGAATTACTTAAACAATCTCTCGAAGAATTCGGCCAGAAAAtgtattagaaattcttttaatcatttcttttggaaggtcctctacgtacttattatatATAAACTGTTAGTTTAAAGTGTCCTCCAGTtgctcattaataatttgtttaggattttaatCAGAAAGaaacaccaaaaatgtcttcaagatcaccaagcaaggattcattttaCGAATTCCTCAGAACAATTTGCTTTTGAAGCCCTACAGTGCTGTTTGAAAATaatcacaataaaaaatatccaGACTTCCCGCAAAAAAATCTGGAGGTGTTACTCTAAATgttcctcgtaatattccacaaaaatgtTATGTTCAATTAAAAAGAATCCAATTGGGAAATTGTTATTctcatgatttctcaaagaagttctcTGCCTATCTATCTGGAAGGAAGAACAGTTAAAATTGAGTCTCTGaagaaggtcccaaacggactgaaacgttggacaaaataaaataacagtttttttaattttgtcaggactgaaaagccaatctatCATCAACGCAGATCTACctgcattttttctatttttctaaaatcaaggagcaacatcccccattccttcaaaacttcctcggaatttttgttttattttctatgctttgctcaactaagaaatgttttaaaaattctaacatttttataaagttCCTAGCGGAAACCGTtgaactgttctttcaaaaactcttccacgaaaatactcaaagatttccagagtaatttgttcagggatgtcTGAGAGAATTaaattattgtttccctaagattctcGTGAACAAAATACAAGAGATTCatctaagtattttccagagatttttttcatcaaaccGCACTTACAAAATTCCTAAAagagaaaatcctccaaaaattcccaaaagaatttttttgaagaaatttttcatcggtttactaagattttgcaattcattcttgaacatcttaaaaaaaaatctccagaaattccatcaagtattatttcagGTTCcagaaatcattccatttttttattggtatcatgattcttccataaataacatttaaaaatttatccactctccatactttggttcaaaaactactccctgaatatctcaatacttttaggaattgctttacaaattcctttacgaatcactccatatcagatttctagagaaacacatacaaaaaaggattgaaagaactttgtaggtatttttttaataattgcagctgacatttaattcggaaaaatttactacattcctgtcgtaaaattcataatcgtcttttataataaaaaattattggTGGTAAAACGCAGTTTTactaaaagtaaaataaaatcaaaatcttagataatattttgtatgaactccgaagtgTCATGATACTATAttatgaacatattgatgtagtaaaaaccattttttctacctttagaaatatcaaacaaactaACTTGAATagtctattatcgattattttgtagtacagTAGAAGTTAAACGTTGAAATATTGCtggtattttttaagaatattaccaaagatgtattgtacattactttgaaaatttgttgatgaactttcagaaatcaggaaccatacgtctaagaattctgaaatttttcaaaactcctacaatttaccttttttaagattccatcagaataatctttagaaattatccttgaaatctatccttctTTGACATCTGGTTTTCTaggattctgccagaaagcctctagaaattccggcCAAAAATATAGGAATTTGCAATCAGACTATAATTGGTAAATTTAATTCTAAGGAATTGTTTTAGGaaagatcaataaaaatttctttatgaatatcttaaaatatcctttcccccttcccagttattttactacatgtttctctacaaattccttTTCCGCTGTGCTAACTTTGGAAGCTAAAGTTTTCCAGAggtatttcaacaaatttcttttgaagattcgaaggcaagaggtgtttcaaatacaattttctttccaattcatGAATCAACCggagatttgaagcaaaatttctagaaaaaaagcaAAGAAGAATTTGACGCAACTTGTGATctattttggaaacatttcttaagGACCATTGATGAGCGACGccaaagaatttgtaataatttttttgtgaaatattgaaataaattcacagaataatttctagtagaactttcagtgaaatatcccagcattagatttgacagaagtAACATCCGGGAACGTATTCCGGAATCAacttgctaataaaaagtagacagagaaggaatggatgtccaccaggaaGAATTGGGTATGAAGGTatgaacaatattatttgattaatttccatgagatttgcaaaagatccgaagccacccttcaatattccttgaggaatttgataataataatattctatgaataatatcgaaaagttatttgaaaataatttgctacaaatctgttggaaattaatcaaataatttatgaaataataagttttcttgaaataatatagttaaagcaataaatttattcatgcgaatatttaaaacattgaatcaaaatcaaagaaagaatttattgctggaataacACTATGTCCTGTTTTGTTACATTGTTTTGACCATTAATCTGATAAAAAGTTTCCCATgctgaaatttcttgaaagttaaacCTTAATTTTCGTAGTAGTATTTCTAGTATGTatgttttttcaattattcaatttttttagtgaattctcatatGGGAAGTCAAtcggacggttaagctttcgaTTGTCgcacgattcaccgaagtcagaacagccgcgctgatgctgtgtaacgTAAACGAGGTTTTCTCAATATAGTTGTACAATATTacataacgtaactactgaagcgatttttttgttaataacaagagtcatgtacataattccagaagaatttgcgTCATCTTAAAtcggttttgttttatttttttattgtcatcaaaaattctggggaggcctggatgattctggagggggccaggcccccctggccccccctttTCTTACGCCAATGAATGTGAATGTAGAGAAAAGAACAATGATTTCTTCTTCTACAGCTCTTTGGAAGACAGAATcgacgtaaaactgaaaataaaaaagatggAGCAACTACCGTAAAGCTAAACATTACTTATGCTTTGCAGTTGGAATTAATGGACAAAttaatgtgaaatttgcgaaaaagttacatgtcttctccctgttcactagatagggcacGTTACCCCTACACACAGTTAAATTGTGATATTTAGAGGACTGTATCTCGATTTCTAGTGATCCGATTGACATGAAATTTTCGCCAAAAAACAAAACTAACTTGAAATTGGCTCAacacaaaattgaaaataacacTCCAACATCTTTTCACGACGGTTCTTTTCACAGTCACTTTTTACGACTGAAACTCacattaacgaccgtttttataaacgATCAGTATCTTTAAAAGCCATCGAGATAGAGGGTCACTACAAAACCCATGAGACTCGGAATGCTGCCACCAGGTGGTTCTAGTATgcttgaaacttttgttttcaaccatggcgtctttggcaaaacTGCTCAGTAGCtaaagggctatcattatttgaaccaatagatttgaaattttgccaccaggcggcgctagttacaatgattttttttgtttttcaaatatcttatgattcctgactacttagaatgAAGTTTCATGCTTACTAGTGCCGCCTGTTGGTGGAATTTGGAATCATCTGGCTTGAAAAATAGTGAGAAATAGTCCTTGGCAGTGGCACAGTTTCCGGTAGAGATGGGCAAGAAGAATcggaaccattcaaaagatccggatcactcaaaagaagaaGTGATCCGTAGCTCTTTTTTTTGGAGAGAGTCGCTTCGTTTGATGAACACGGATCAGATAAAAAGTGACCCGGAAAAAGAACGAAACGATTTTCCCCTATTCTCCTTCGCTCGTTTCTCGGCTTTATAACAACGATTAGTGCGTGCTTTGTTTTGCGCGCCACGCCACACATGCAAGCAAAGTGTTTTCTGCTGCACCGTGCTCTCTGCGCTCTCAACATAGACAGACAAATTTGCCCCGCCCACTTGCACACAGGAAGATGTACTATTGAGAGAAAAGGTGCCCGTTTGAatggcaagcaatttgtttgcttcttcCTCTTGGTT includes:
- the LOC5564448 gene encoding sialin encodes the protein MDAAESSKLSDGIDAPMWMFWKRRRYIVVVMAFLGFLNQYTMRTNLSVAIVAMTENRTEQFANGTVHSEQYFDWDSKVQGYILSSFFYGYLITQIPGGFVSNWFGPHIAFGIGVGASSVLTLLTPLAAHVGYGWVIAVRVLEGIFQGVTFPCMHAIWSRWAPPSERSRMVLFSFAGVFMGTILGMLLSGVMAKNWNWESVFYFFGAFGCAWYVGWLILVRNSPEDDRFITTKEKEFILLSLGRNEQDSQKVKHPWKGILTSTAVYGLITANFCHNWGFYTLLTQLPRFLKEALHYGVQSSGFIAAVPYFGMSVTLYIAGYLADWFQIKGILTTTQVRRNFNCGAFLVQTVSMIVTAAVFTPAVSIVFITLAVSAGAFAWSGYAVNHLDLSPKSAGLLMGISNSFGTGAGIITPIVVGYLTTGNSPSEWKLVFYIAAGVYAFGLVVYWFWASGELQPWSIEMQEREKKEQEARNACFVYVNKINVEE